The following proteins are co-located in the Engraulis encrasicolus isolate BLACKSEA-1 chromosome 2, IST_EnEncr_1.0, whole genome shotgun sequence genome:
- the rasd1 gene encoding dexamethasone-induced Ras-related protein 1, with the protein MIKKMAPTENEFDIPAKNCYRMVILGSTKVGKSAIVSRFLYGKFEDQYTPTIEDFHRKLYSIKGDVYQLDILDTSGNHPFPAMRRLSILTGDVFILVFSLDSRESFEEVKRLKRQIFETKSLLKNKTKENADVPLVICGNKGDREFYRQVQRHEIDALVAGDEQCAYFEISAKRNTNVDVMFQRLFTLAKLPHEMSPDLHRKVSVQYSDMLHRSKSFKSKKLKGEACDAYGILAPFARRPSVHSDLMYIKEKAVGGGQSKDKERCVIC; encoded by the exons atgatcAAGAAGATGGCGCCAACGGAAAACGAGTTTGATATCCCGGCCAAAAACTGCTACAGGATGGTAATTTTGGGCTCGACTAAGGTCGGCAAGAGTGCCATCGTGTCTCGGTTTCTATATGGCAAGTTTGAAGACCAGTACACCCCTACCATTGAGGACTTTCATAGGAAACTGTACAGCATCAAGGGAGACGTATACCAACTGGACATACTGGACACCTCTGGCAACCATCCATTCCCCGCCATGCGCAGACTCTCAATACTTACTG GTGATGTCTTCATCcttgtcttcagcttagattCCCGCGAATCCTTTGAGGAGGTGAAACGGCTTAAACGGCAGATCTTCGAGACTAAATCGTTACTGAAAAACAAGACCAAGGAGAACGCGGACGTCCCGCTGGTGATCTGCGGCAACAAGGGCGACCGGGAGTTCTATCGCCAGGTGCAGCGGCACGAGATCGACGCGCTGGTGGCGGGCGACGAGCAGTGCGCCTACTTCGAGATCTCCGCCAAACGGAACACGAACGTGGACGTGATGTTCCAGCGCCTCTTCACGCTGGCCAAGCTGCCGCACGAGATGAGCCCGGACCTGCACCGCAAGGTGTCCGTGCAGTACAGTGACATGCTGCACCGGAGCAAGTCTTTCAAAAGCAAGAAGCTGAAGGGGGAGGCGTGCGACGCCTACGGCATCTTGGCGCCCTTCGCGCGCAGGCCCAGCGTGCATAGTGACTTGATGTACATTAAGGAGAAGGCGGTGGGCGGCGGCCAGAGCAAGGATAAGGAGCGATGCGTCATCTGCTAA
- the LOC134465279 gene encoding uncharacterized protein LOC134465279 produces MRCSSLCSITSQHAKQVPTPPKLVPTPPKQAPTPSKQVPTPPKCKTGPHTTKTGPHTTKTGPHTIKTGPHTTKTGPHTTKTGPHTTPPKQVPTPPKQVPTPPTCTTGPHTTNMHNRSPHHQNRSPHHQNRSPHHQHAKQVPTPPKQVPTPPTCKTGPHTTNMQNRFPHHQHAQQVPTPPKQVPTPPKQVPTPPTCTTGPHTTKTGPHTTKTGPHTTKTGPHTTNMQNRSPHHQNRSPHHQNRPPHHQTVDEIQ; encoded by the coding sequence ATGAGATGCAGTAGCCTGTGCAGTATCACTTCTCAACATGCAAAACAGGTCCCCACACCACCAAAACTGGTCCCCACACCACCAAAACAGGCCCCCACACCATCAAAACAGGTCCCCACACCACCAAAATGCAAAACAGGTCCCCACACCACCAAAACTGGTCCCCACACCACCAAAACAGGCCCCCACACCATCAAAACAGGTCCCCACACCACCAAAACAGGCCCCCACACCACCAAAACAggtccccacaccacaccaccaaaacAGGTCCCCACACCACCAAAACAGGTCCCCACACCACCAACATGCACAACAGGTCCCCACACCACCAACATGCACAACAGGTCCCCACACCACCAAAACAGGTCCCCACACCACCAAAACAGGTCCCCACACCACCAACATGCAAAACAGGTCCCCACACCACCAAAACAGGTCCCCACACCACCAACATGCAAAACAGGTCCCCACACCACCAACATGCAAAACAGGTTCCCACACCACCAACATGCACAACAGGTCCCCACACCACCAAAACAGGTCCCCACACCACCAAAACAGGTCCCCACACCACCAACATGCACAACAGGTCCCCACACCACCAAAACAGGTCCCCACACCACCAAAACAGGTCCCCACACCACCAAAACAGGTCCCCACACCACCAACATGCAAAACAGGTCCCCACACCACCAAAACAGGTCCCCACACCACCAAAACAGGCCCCCACACCACCAAACTGTTGATGAGATACAGTAG